In Cryptomeria japonica chromosome 10, Sugi_1.0, whole genome shotgun sequence, a genomic segment contains:
- the LOC131028455 gene encoding uncharacterized protein LOC131028455: MSKLQVGGSGNGNGTSVKTVPGTNGISSDGGEEVKIVGAESAHNLDIFNGDLKAPKRNFPYSSYLVGTGSNSEQGVSVSLKRSALIESGVGDIIISASAKGLEKQNSSCNRVMKDSEISIFQAEKYFSEDKIDSFHESRTGSSKPGENSKAKRQESKNKALFYHQDSYDSRHRMASPAASIRAVNYTFRPGGVTPTGSPTTSRNSRSGLLSNSVHKLAATDRRRPSSKWRFGCKCLCLNKNSAAMDNTLTENRRASSLSNSMTPSLLMDSPVSSIKYSYAGLRRRVLSRLIEKHREKAFADNASELSDFNCTTNGESGLKAPASSLVDNFPESGLSKDRELQKRIQGISPRFMAYDMDSDRAELGERTHQRKMNGSFLEKKHDISFPIPSEKSEEISRPSLEVFGSPFPGTPDHADSCNSTTVMGIHHQMQPSDLQRHLVLFSLDKAKKSFTFNSNSDTHKFSGPGKKSLEDIDQDKESDSSSDLFEIENLNAQFSFRKREFLDNNPRIRCFPGSFHLECVENTHTASAKSYCYEPSEASVDWSITTGDTMEKVTLENFSSENEESKKHASLNGLDLSRLRNATMTEDSKIRSRKGSFLSCASEKSVRVAVPIEYSHSARYSYEKKGSFTSRFSK, encoded by the coding sequence ATGAGTAAGTTGCAGGTAGGTGGGAGTGGGAATGGGAATGGGACGAGTGTGAAGACCGTCCCAGGCACCAATGGCATCAGCAGTGATGGAGGAGAGGAGGTGAAAATCGTGGGAGCTGAAAGTGCCCACAATCTAGATATATTCAATGGAGATTTGAAGGCTCCTAAAAGAAATTTTCCATATTCTTCCTACCTTGTTGGAACTGGAAGTAATTCTGAGCAAGGAGTCAGTGTGTCATTAAAGAGGAGTGCGCTCATCGAATCAGGGGTTGGAGATATCATAATCTCTGCTTCTGCAAAAGGCTTAGAGAAGCAAAACTCCTCCTGTAATAGAGTTATGAAAGACTCTGAGATCAGTATCTTCCAGGCAGAAAAGTATTTCAGTGAGGACAAAATTGATTCATTTCATGAATCGAGAACTGGAAGCTCCAAACCAGGGGAAAATTCCAAAGCCAAAAGACAAGAAAGTAAGAATAAGGCTCTGTTTTACCATCAGGATTCATATGATTCTCGTCATCGCATGGCTTCTCCTGCAGCCTCCATACGGGCAGTCAATTACACTTTCAGGCCAGGTGGGGTTACTCCCACAGGATCCCCTACGACCAGCAGGAACAGCCGGTCTGGACTGCTTTCTAATTCTGTCCACAAACTAGCTGCAACTGACAGAAGAAGACCGTCCTCAAAGTGGAGATTTGGGTGCAAATGTCTGTGCTTGAATAAAAATTCTGCAGCGATGGACAACACGCTGACAGAAAACAGGCGGGCCTCGTCATTGTCTAATTCCATGACTCCAAGTTTGTTAATGGACAGTCCTGTCAGCTCCATCAAATACAGTTACGCTGGCCTGAGAAGAAGAGTTCTTAGTAGATTGATTGAAAAGCACAGAGAAAAGGCCTTTGCAGATAATGCATCAGAGTTAAGTGACTTCAATTGTACCACAAACGGAGAATCAGGTTTAAAAGCTCCGGCAAGTTCTTTGGTTGATAATTTTCCAGAGTCCGGTCTCTCCAAGGACAGGGAGCTTCAGAAAAGGATTCAGGGGATCAGTCCCCGTTTCATGGCTTATGATATGGATTCTGATAGAGCAGAACTGGGAGAAAGAACTCATCAAAGAAAAATGAATGGCAGTTTCTTGGAAAAGAAACATGATATTTCCTTCCCAATTCCATCTGAGAAATCTGAAGAAATTTCAAGGCCATCGTTGGAAGTATTTGGCTCTCCATTCCCAGGTACACCAGACCATGCAGATTCTTGTAACTCCACCACAGTAATGGGTATTCATCATCAGATGCAGCCCTCAGATTTACAGAGGCATTTGGTGCTATTTTCTCTTGACAAGGCCAAGAAGAGCTTTACCTTTAATTCCAATTCTGATACCCACAAGTTTTCAGGACCTGGTAAGAAGTCTCTGGAGGACATTGATCAGGACAAGGAGAGTGATTCAAGCTCAGATCTTTTCGAAATTGAAAATCTGAACGCCCAATTTTCGTTCAGGAAAAGGGAATTTCTGGACAATAACCCAAGAATTCGATGCTTCCCTGGTTCTTTTCATTTGGAATGCGTGGAAAATACACACACGGCCTCTGCAAAGAGTTACTGTTATGAGCCCAGCGAAGCCTCTGTGGATTGGAGCATTACGACTGGAGATACCATGGAGAAGGTCACTCTGGAGAATTTTTCTTCAGAAAATGAAGAATCCAAAAAACATGCTTCTCTAAATGGTTTGGATCTGTCAAGGTTAAGGAACGCTACAATGACGGAGGACTCCAAAATCAGGTCCAGGAAAGGCAGCTTTCTGAGCTGTGCAAGCGAGAAATCCGTGAGAGTGGCAGTTCCCATAGAGTATTCACACAGCGCTAGATATAGTTATGAGAAGAAGGGGAGTTTTACTTCTAGGTTCAGTAAGTGA